A window of the Bdellovibrio sp. ZAP7 genome harbors these coding sequences:
- the alaS gene encoding alanine--tRNA ligase, which yields MKSSEIRNAFIQYFEKNGHKAVASSSLIPENDPTLLFANAGMNQFKNTFLGLEKRDYSRAVTSQKCVRAGGKHNDLENVGFTARHHTFFEMLGNFSFGDYFKKDAIHFAWEFLTKTLAIPKEKLYVTVHISDDEAADIWHTQEGIPRDRIFRFDKDNFWKMGDTGPCGPCTEIFYDHGPEAGKISDPFKGIEAGEDRFVEIWNLVFMQYFENPPGTLTPLPKPSVDTGAGLERVTAAMQGKFNNYDTDLFLPMIELACKIGGVKYVTDKKVLATDAKAAETTSALRVLADHCRSTSFLIADGALPSNEGRGYVLRRIMRRAIRYGRKLSADKSFLPGMAEALIENMGKVYPELSTRRDHILNTIRDEEDRFLATLDKGTEILTAELAKAKAAGVKELSGEVVFRMYDTYGFPADLTRVIANENGIEVNEDAFEKEMEANRAKSKASWKGKSMGADEAHMIKFAKDYLQSGKSVKFLGYDGTIGDGTVMALSNGQAVVNELKTGDTGLIILDATAFYGEGGGQAGDVGYIMQDTNRARVANTTKIDDIILHHVEVEHGSFKTGAKVVSGVDAVERRNTASNHSATHLLHAALRKVLGVHVTQAGSLVDADKTRFDFTHNKPVSTEEIRKIEEMVNEQIARGLEVKTELMPHKQAIEKGAMALFGEKYANDVRVLTMGDFSCELCGGTHVKNTANIRLFKIVSESGVSSGVRRVEAITGDSAVKYAMSSIAHLDEALAAAGLQKSAHYLKHLEVTGEKATLANRVESIKEQVKTLEKEIKKLQGGQVNVDELAGKAMAFKSKSGVAAKLVLADVPMDDREVLAKVTDDLKNKIQSGIVVVVGQGDGSNPIIVSVSKDLTGDHKAGDVLKEVAAIMGGKGGGRPDFAQGAAPDRSKIGDAFTKVRSTLGL from the coding sequence ATGAAAAGCTCTGAGATCAGAAATGCTTTTATTCAATACTTCGAAAAGAATGGACACAAAGCTGTCGCTTCTTCTTCTTTGATTCCGGAAAATGATCCGACCTTGCTTTTTGCAAACGCGGGTATGAATCAATTTAAAAATACTTTCTTGGGTCTTGAGAAGCGTGATTACTCTCGTGCCGTGACTTCGCAAAAATGTGTGCGCGCCGGTGGTAAACACAATGACTTGGAAAACGTAGGCTTTACAGCACGTCACCACACTTTCTTTGAAATGTTGGGTAACTTTTCTTTCGGCGATTACTTCAAGAAAGACGCGATTCACTTTGCCTGGGAATTCTTGACCAAGACTTTGGCTATTCCCAAAGAAAAGCTTTATGTGACAGTTCATATCTCTGACGATGAAGCAGCTGACATCTGGCACACTCAAGAAGGTATCCCTCGCGATCGCATTTTCCGTTTCGACAAAGACAATTTCTGGAAAATGGGCGACACAGGTCCTTGCGGTCCTTGCACGGAGATCTTCTACGATCACGGTCCTGAAGCCGGTAAAATTTCTGATCCGTTCAAAGGTATCGAAGCAGGTGAAGACCGTTTCGTGGAAATCTGGAACTTGGTATTCATGCAGTACTTTGAAAATCCGCCAGGGACTTTGACACCGCTTCCAAAACCATCTGTGGATACAGGTGCAGGTCTTGAGCGTGTGACGGCGGCGATGCAGGGTAAATTCAATAACTACGATACAGATTTGTTCCTGCCAATGATCGAACTGGCTTGTAAAATCGGTGGCGTTAAATACGTGACTGACAAAAAAGTCTTGGCGACTGATGCAAAAGCGGCAGAAACAACTTCTGCTCTTCGCGTATTGGCTGACCACTGCCGCTCGACTTCATTCTTGATAGCTGACGGTGCTTTGCCATCGAACGAAGGCCGTGGTTATGTACTTCGCCGTATCATGAGACGTGCAATCCGTTACGGACGTAAACTTTCTGCCGACAAATCTTTCTTGCCAGGTATGGCGGAAGCCTTGATCGAAAACATGGGCAAAGTTTATCCGGAACTTTCCACTCGTCGCGATCATATCCTAAACACGATCCGTGACGAAGAAGACCGCTTCTTGGCAACTTTAGACAAAGGAACTGAAATCCTGACAGCAGAGCTTGCAAAAGCAAAAGCGGCAGGAGTTAAAGAACTTTCTGGCGAAGTTGTATTTCGTATGTACGACACTTACGGCTTCCCTGCCGATTTGACTCGTGTAATTGCGAATGAAAACGGTATTGAAGTGAACGAAGATGCTTTCGAAAAAGAAATGGAAGCAAATCGTGCGAAATCCAAAGCTTCGTGGAAAGGTAAATCCATGGGAGCTGACGAAGCTCACATGATCAAATTTGCCAAAGACTATCTTCAATCAGGTAAGTCTGTGAAGTTCTTGGGTTACGATGGTACAATCGGCGATGGTACTGTAATGGCTCTTTCTAATGGCCAAGCGGTTGTAAACGAACTTAAAACCGGCGACACGGGTCTAATTATCCTGGATGCAACTGCATTCTATGGTGAGGGCGGCGGTCAAGCTGGTGACGTTGGTTACATCATGCAAGACACTAATCGTGCTCGCGTAGCGAATACGACGAAAATCGACGACATCATTCTTCACCACGTAGAGGTTGAACACGGTTCCTTCAAGACGGGTGCGAAAGTTGTCAGCGGTGTCGATGCAGTTGAAAGAAGAAACACGGCAAGCAATCACTCCGCGACGCACTTGTTGCACGCAGCTCTTCGTAAAGTATTGGGTGTGCATGTAACTCAAGCGGGTTCATTGGTTGACGCTGATAAAACTCGTTTCGACTTCACTCACAATAAACCAGTAAGCACTGAAGAGATCCGCAAGATCGAAGAGATGGTGAACGAACAAATCGCTCGCGGTCTTGAAGTCAAAACTGAATTAATGCCGCACAAGCAAGCGATCGAAAAAGGTGCGATGGCATTGTTCGGCGAAAAGTACGCTAACGACGTTCGCGTACTGACGATGGGAGATTTCTCTTGTGAGCTTTGCGGCGGTACTCACGTTAAAAACACTGCGAATATTCGCCTGTTCAAAATCGTTTCTGAATCTGGTGTAAGCTCCGGCGTACGTCGCGTGGAAGCAATCACGGGTGATTCTGCAGTTAAATACGCCATGAGCTCTATCGCCCACTTGGACGAGGCTTTGGCAGCAGCTGGTTTGCAAAAATCTGCTCACTACTTGAAGCACTTGGAAGTAACTGGCGAAAAGGCGACTTTGGCAAATCGTGTAGAGTCGATCAAAGAGCAAGTGAAAACTCTTGAGAAAGAAATCAAGAAACTTCAAGGTGGCCAAGTGAATGTGGATGAACTTGCTGGTAAAGCAATGGCATTCAAATCTAAATCCGGTGTCGCTGCAAAACTTGTATTGGCAGACGTCCCAATGGACGACCGCGAAGTTTTGGCAAAAGTTACTGACGATCTTAAAAACAAAATCCAATCTGGAATTGTCGTGGTTGTCGGCCAAGGTGATGGCTCAAACCCAATCATCGTTTCCGTTTCTAAAGATCTAACTGGCGATCATAAAGCCGGCGACGTTCTGAAAGAAGTGGCTGCGATCATGGGTGGTAAAGGTGGCGGCCGTCCTGACTTTGCTCAAGGTGCAGCTCCTGACCGCTCTAAGATCGGTGATGCATTCACGAAAGTACGCAGCACACTAGGTCTTTAA
- a CDS encoding regulatory protein RecX yields MSDEKDPQNEQESQQDRIAAAKRKVMDLLAARDHSEQELRTKLRGKFTDEDGSDEAIDEAISFANEKNWLGDPSDYAARLADTLHRRNKGICYINNYLKEKGLPTVETDAALELDKAMAIVTNKFNEDYKFSREEKARVGRLLTSRGFDSETVRKVIYEKL; encoded by the coding sequence ATGTCTGATGAAAAAGACCCACAAAATGAACAAGAAAGCCAACAAGACAGAATCGCTGCTGCTAAACGCAAAGTGATGGATCTGTTGGCGGCTCGTGATCATTCTGAGCAAGAGCTTAGAACCAAGTTGCGCGGGAAATTCACAGACGAGGATGGCAGCGACGAAGCCATCGATGAAGCAATCTCCTTTGCCAACGAGAAAAATTGGTTGGGCGATCCTTCTGACTACGCTGCCCGCCTGGCCGACACGCTTCACCGTCGCAACAAGGGTATCTGTTACATCAACAACTACCTGAAAGAAAAAGGCCTGCCCACTGTGGAGACCGATGCTGCGCTGGAACTGGATAAGGCCATGGCGATTGTGACGAATAAATTTAATGAAGATTATAAGTTTTCTCGAGAGGAAAAAGCACGCGTAGGACGCTTGCTGACTTCACGAGGATTTGATTCCGAGACCGTTAGAAAGGTTATCTATGAAAAGCTCTGA
- a CDS encoding metallophosphoesterase, whose protein sequence is MAAFRAIIVGLFFAVFMYVSHQMVRYADLSGAQTLFIIAFLGALFAIVISMPLFFWSRSDARGESKPWHDAYFSAAHFSMAYISFLLTFIILRDIAGFILNYTNPEFVGTELYGTEATGLLLVIPLVLLLLGTLVVRLGVKVIKVEIPFTNLPEGLNGLRILHITDLHLAAGLPVQFVQKLVDKANNLKADMVVFTGDILDDHAIRHLPEFEILKSVQSKLGTFYVAGNHEYYWNIETALAAFRSIGYHVLVNNTETLQVNGATLQVSGVADPAARQFGKEPADLDKLVSQQKPEAFKIFLAHQPAIADKACDKGFDLQLSGHTHGGQFFPWNLLIVFFQRYPKGLYSLKNMRLYVNQGTGYWGPSLRLGTFCELTEITLKKA, encoded by the coding sequence ATGGCTGCATTTCGCGCAATTATCGTTGGTCTATTTTTCGCGGTTTTCATGTACGTCTCTCACCAAATGGTGAGATATGCCGACTTATCTGGAGCCCAAACTTTATTTATCATTGCCTTTCTGGGAGCGTTGTTTGCCATCGTGATATCGATGCCGCTGTTCTTCTGGTCCCGCAGTGATGCCCGAGGTGAATCAAAACCCTGGCATGATGCTTATTTCAGCGCCGCCCACTTTTCCATGGCCTATATCAGCTTTTTGTTAACCTTCATTATCCTGCGAGACATCGCCGGATTCATTCTGAACTACACAAATCCAGAATTTGTCGGCACCGAACTGTATGGCACCGAAGCAACCGGGTTACTTTTAGTCATTCCCTTGGTCCTTTTGCTTTTAGGAACCTTGGTAGTTCGCCTGGGAGTTAAAGTTATCAAAGTTGAAATTCCCTTTACCAATTTGCCTGAAGGCTTGAACGGTCTGCGCATCCTGCACATCACGGATTTACATCTGGCAGCGGGCTTACCCGTTCAATTTGTTCAAAAGCTTGTGGATAAAGCGAATAACTTAAAAGCCGACATGGTGGTCTTTACCGGGGACATCCTGGACGATCATGCGATTCGCCACCTTCCTGAATTTGAAATTCTGAAATCAGTCCAATCCAAACTTGGCACTTTCTATGTCGCCGGAAATCATGAGTACTATTGGAATATCGAGACTGCTCTCGCTGCTTTTCGTTCAATCGGTTATCACGTTTTGGTCAACAATACTGAAACCCTTCAAGTTAACGGCGCGACTTTGCAAGTTTCCGGCGTGGCAGATCCCGCCGCTCGTCAGTTTGGAAAAGAGCCGGCAGATCTGGATAAACTGGTAAGCCAGCAAAAACCAGAGGCGTTTAAGATCTTTTTGGCCCACCAACCGGCCATTGCTGACAAGGCTTGTGACAAAGGCTTTGATTTACAGCTTTCCGGCCACACTCATGGTGGGCAATTCTTCCCTTGGAACTTGCTGATTGTGTTCTTTCAACGCTATCCCAAAGGTCTTTACAGCCTTAAAAACATGCGGCTGTATGTCAATCAAGGAACAGGTTACTGGGGGCCGAGTCTGCGCCTAGGAACGTTCTGCGAACTGACCGAAATTACTCTGAAAAAAGCATGA
- a CDS encoding AMP-binding protein, with the protein MALNNEFKQARDFLILHRADYDYATREFKWPELTNFNWALDYFDPMAEGNNNLALWIMGEDGREEKYSFADISARSSQVANYLRRLGLKRGDHVLLYMGNETALWELMLACMKLGAVMIPTSPLVALDELQDRLVRGDVKLIATTMAESVKFDVQSPTAIKLTVDGKAPGWEDYSEATRESANFEAEGETKATDPLLLYFTSGTTAKPKLVEHTHQSYPVGHLSTMFWIGLRPGDIHLNVSSPGWAKHAWSSFFAPWNAEATVFIHKQQRFDAQVMLETLEKKGVTSVCAPPTVWRMLAVEDLGRYKIRLREAVSAGEPLDAEIIRKFQEAWDLTIRDGYGQTETTAQIGNSPGQKVHPGTMGKPLPGYRITLLDRDNNPGPEGEICIDLTNHPLGVMNGYRENDIAQTPNASYYRTGDMAARDEHGCYTFVGRGDDIFKCSDYRVSPFEVESVLLEHPAVREVAVIPSPHPLRQNVPKAIIFLAKGMEPTRELALQILNHSRSRLTPFKRIRRVEFSDLPKTTSGKIRRVELRVREQKRVAANEKSQYEFWEEDFKAVLPDTWSQDLP; encoded by the coding sequence GTGGCATTAAATAACGAATTCAAACAAGCTCGCGACTTCTTGATTTTACATCGTGCGGATTATGATTATGCCACTAGGGAATTTAAATGGCCGGAGTTAACGAACTTTAACTGGGCCCTGGATTATTTCGACCCCATGGCCGAGGGTAATAACAACCTTGCTCTGTGGATCATGGGGGAAGACGGTCGTGAAGAGAAATACAGCTTTGCCGATATCTCGGCGCGCTCCTCGCAAGTTGCGAACTATCTGCGACGACTGGGATTAAAAAGAGGCGATCATGTTTTGCTTTACATGGGAAATGAAACGGCGCTGTGGGAATTAATGCTCGCTTGTATGAAGTTGGGTGCAGTCATGATTCCCACCAGCCCCCTGGTGGCTTTGGATGAATTGCAAGACCGTTTGGTCCGTGGCGATGTAAAACTGATAGCTACCACCATGGCGGAATCAGTGAAATTTGATGTCCAATCGCCAACGGCAATCAAGTTAACTGTCGATGGTAAAGCCCCAGGCTGGGAAGACTATTCTGAAGCCACCAGGGAAAGTGCGAACTTTGAAGCAGAGGGTGAAACCAAAGCCACAGATCCACTTTTGCTTTATTTTACGTCGGGTACTACAGCCAAGCCCAAACTTGTTGAACACACTCATCAAAGTTATCCCGTCGGCCATTTGTCGACCATGTTTTGGATCGGACTAAGGCCGGGAGATATTCACTTGAACGTTAGCTCGCCAGGTTGGGCAAAACATGCGTGGAGTAGTTTTTTTGCTCCATGGAATGCCGAGGCCACGGTTTTCATTCACAAGCAGCAAAGATTCGATGCGCAGGTGATGTTGGAAACTTTGGAGAAAAAAGGTGTAACTTCTGTCTGTGCTCCGCCGACTGTTTGGCGGATGTTGGCAGTCGAAGACCTGGGTCGATATAAAATCCGTCTGCGTGAGGCCGTCAGTGCCGGCGAGCCTTTGGATGCAGAGATCATTCGCAAATTTCAAGAGGCATGGGACCTGACCATCCGTGATGGTTATGGACAAACTGAAACCACGGCTCAAATCGGAAATTCGCCGGGTCAGAAAGTTCATCCGGGCACTATGGGAAAACCACTGCCGGGTTATCGAATCACTTTGTTAGATCGTGATAACAACCCGGGGCCTGAAGGTGAAATCTGCATTGATCTTACAAATCATCCGCTGGGGGTCATGAACGGATATCGCGAAAATGATATCGCACAAACTCCTAACGCCAGCTACTATCGCACCGGTGATATGGCCGCTCGTGATGAGCATGGTTGTTACACGTTTGTGGGGCGCGGAGATGATATTTTTAAATGCTCTGACTATCGAGTCAGTCCATTTGAAGTTGAAAGTGTTTTGCTTGAACATCCCGCCGTGCGCGAAGTTGCGGTCATTCCAAGTCCTCACCCGTTAAGACAAAATGTCCCGAAAGCTATCATTTTTTTAGCTAAAGGTATGGAGCCAACGCGGGAGCTGGCGTTGCAGATTTTGAATCACTCACGATCGCGTTTGACCCCATTTAAGCGCATTCGTCGTGTAGAATTCTCGGATTTGCCAAAGACCACGTCAGGTAAAATTCGCCGTGTAGAACTGCGTGTTCGTGAACAAAAACGCGTAGCTGCGAATGAGAAATCGCAATACGAGTTTTGGGAGGAAGATTTCAAGGCAGTCCTTCCCGACACTTGGTCTCAGGATCTGCCTTAG
- a CDS encoding KH domain-containing protein: MSEQEKVDARETGKRILCSILNEMLDHAEQVAVNYSVGDRTTIYKVNCHPQSLGQLIGAKGKNIGGIRAVISAMMARKGIRAIIEIPYVAHSNNRMEFSE; encoded by the coding sequence ATGTCGGAGCAAGAGAAAGTCGATGCAAGAGAAACTGGTAAAAGAATTTTGTGTTCCATCTTGAATGAAATGTTGGATCACGCAGAGCAAGTTGCTGTGAACTATTCTGTCGGAGATCGCACCACAATTTATAAAGTAAATTGTCATCCACAAAGCCTGGGGCAGTTGATCGGTGCCAAAGGAAAAAACATTGGTGGTATTCGTGCCGTGATTTCTGCCATGATGGCGCGCAAAGGGATTCGTGCAATTATCGAAATTCCTTACGTGGCTCATAGTAACAACCGCATGGAATTCAGTGAATAG